In one Leptospira fletcheri genomic region, the following are encoded:
- a CDS encoding CoA-transferase produces the protein MLRESYHPEPVKILSDPDSLVREFVKPGMYLHLAATMSRPNALIYSLARVFKDKNPEFTFSVAGIHSSAHSIALSGIAKKVITGFAGDTYPKPSPNSLYRDLLEGKPFQVELWSLLTIIQRLIAGAMRLPGFVSNSLVGSDLITDKLGKSAFLYNKPTEGNPYGEAASSHLSTETKGIRGKDLLFISPLNPEYTLMHGVVADEDGNIVLCPPVGEGTWGAMAAVKGVIATVEKIVPRGMIPPEIVSIPSSRVIGLAVAKFGAHPQSLRVHNLPDLPAFKGIETYLDDYEFQSEANECAGIPSRAARWYKQFVDLAGGHAEYLEEIGSDKLRRLKMIPPEHRLTRKEDPNTVNDSEQMIILAARAVIERVKKGGYKTILAGIGAAHMAAWTAFKLLEQQGISIRVISELGFYGMSPFPGDVFLFSQLHAHNCFMLSETAQVLGTIVPDSCLGVIGAAELDWFGNVNSVADGKGKFLVGSGGANDIVSVADTVVVAKANRQRFVRKVKHITSPGERIIEAVCQFGRFQRDSLSNHPFELYSWIPPASDEEMETIEAVLRYTLWLPPDEELPMRKEPPITADELTILRELDPERIYTEQFMVYTRLP, from the coding sequence ATGCTTAGAGAATCTTACCATCCAGAACCGGTCAAAATTCTTTCGGATCCGGACAGCCTTGTGCGGGAATTCGTTAAGCCGGGAATGTACTTACATTTGGCCGCAACAATGTCCCGACCGAATGCACTGATTTATTCTCTAGCAAGAGTTTTTAAGGATAAAAATCCGGAATTCACATTTAGCGTAGCGGGAATTCATTCGAGCGCGCATTCCATCGCGCTTTCCGGCATCGCCAAAAAGGTCATCACCGGTTTTGCCGGAGACACCTATCCCAAACCCAGTCCGAATTCTTTGTATAGGGATCTGCTGGAAGGAAAGCCCTTCCAAGTGGAACTCTGGTCCTTACTCACGATCATACAACGCTTGATTGCAGGAGCGATGCGTCTACCTGGATTCGTCTCCAATTCCTTGGTCGGCTCCGACTTGATCACGGACAAATTGGGAAAATCCGCCTTTCTATACAACAAACCCACCGAAGGCAATCCTTATGGGGAAGCCGCCTCCTCTCATCTTTCCACCGAAACGAAAGGGATCCGAGGGAAAGACCTTCTATTTATTTCGCCTTTGAATCCGGAATACACGTTAATGCACGGAGTCGTCGCGGACGAGGACGGAAACATCGTGCTCTGTCCTCCGGTGGGAGAAGGAACCTGGGGAGCCATGGCCGCCGTAAAGGGAGTGATCGCCACCGTGGAAAAGATCGTCCCACGGGGAATGATCCCGCCGGAAATCGTAAGCATACCGAGTAGTAGAGTGATCGGTTTGGCCGTAGCAAAATTCGGCGCCCACCCTCAATCTCTTCGCGTACACAATCTTCCGGATCTACCGGCCTTCAAGGGAATCGAAACATATCTGGACGATTATGAATTCCAATCCGAGGCCAACGAGTGTGCGGGAATTCCGAGCAGGGCGGCAAGATGGTACAAGCAATTCGTAGACCTAGCGGGAGGGCACGCAGAATATCTGGAGGAGATCGGCTCGGATAAATTACGAAGATTGAAAATGATTCCTCCGGAACACCGACTAACGCGGAAAGAGGATCCGAATACGGTTAACGATTCGGAACAGATGATCATTCTTGCGGCGAGGGCCGTGATAGAACGGGTAAAAAAAGGAGGGTACAAAACCATACTCGCGGGAATCGGAGCCGCTCATATGGCCGCTTGGACCGCCTTTAAATTATTGGAACAGCAGGGAATCTCCATCCGCGTCATTTCCGAACTGGGATTTTATGGAATGAGTCCCTTTCCGGGAGACGTTTTTTTATTCAGCCAGCTTCACGCTCACAATTGTTTCATGCTTTCCGAAACCGCCCAAGTTTTAGGGACCATCGTTCCGGATTCCTGCCTAGGTGTGATCGGCGCTGCGGAACTCGATTGGTTCGGAAACGTGAATTCCGTCGCGGACGGAAAAGGAAAATTCCTGGTGGGATCCGGCGGAGCGAACGACATCGTCTCGGTGGCGGATACCGTCGTGGTGGCAAAAGCGAACCGACAAAGATTCGTAAGAAAAGTGAAGCACATCACTTCTCCGGGCGAAAGAATCATTGAAGCAGTCTGCCAATTCGGACGCTTTCAGCGGGACTCTCTTTCCAACCACCCCTTCGAATTGTATTCCTGGATCCCGCCCGCCTCCGATGAAGAAATGGAAACGATAGAAGCGGTACTCCGGTACACACTTTGGCTACCACCCGACGAGGAACTTCCCATGCGGAAAGAACCTCCGATTACTGCGGACGAATTGACCATTTTACGGGAACTCGATCCGGAAAGAATCTATACCGAGCAATTTATGGTTTATACTCGCCTGCCTTAA
- a CDS encoding four helix bundle protein has product MKNEISSEQEAEFPERYYFSTEIPIRKTDLSMDLHVSFATIMELVMEAHLRFFQFLGYSVMDIHGYSIIFANATIRYEGELLYQDVATIDVSLDRLEEKSFDLYFRLSKDGRKRKVSLVKIRVLFFDYKERKVSFVPASFREKLTSGKIRAMPSPPVGASNFPADIEIRSGFQRLEVWKISHDFILRLYALCDELRPKAENSWIERVRSVSSLIPARISGAWGARIRSEKIRNILRAKEHLEELRYLLVLANDLKIADLNEELSDLEKINEHLKKYLNTVRNSPTRRIN; this is encoded by the coding sequence ATGAAAAACGAAATCTCTTCGGAGCAGGAGGCGGAATTTCCCGAAAGGTATTATTTTTCGACGGAGATTCCGATTCGAAAGACCGATCTCAGCATGGACCTCCATGTTTCCTTCGCGACCATTATGGAGCTGGTGATGGAAGCTCATCTCCGCTTCTTCCAATTTCTGGGATATTCCGTGATGGATATCCACGGATACAGCATCATTTTTGCGAACGCTACGATACGCTACGAAGGCGAACTACTTTACCAGGATGTGGCGACTATAGACGTTTCCCTGGATCGGTTGGAGGAGAAATCCTTCGATCTCTATTTTCGATTGTCCAAGGACGGTAGAAAAAGAAAAGTTTCCCTCGTTAAAATCAGAGTATTATTTTTTGATTATAAAGAAAGAAAAGTAAGTTTTGTTCCCGCATCTTTCCGGGAGAAGTTGACGTCCGGGAAGATCCGGGCGATGCCCAGTCCTCCCGTGGGGGCCTCGAATTTCCCGGCGGATATCGAAATTCGATCGGGCTTCCAGAGATTGGAGGTATGGAAAATCTCCCACGATTTCATACTGAGATTGTATGCACTGTGCGACGAATTGCGGCCGAAGGCGGAGAATTCCTGGATCGAGCGAGTAAGATCCGTTTCTTCCCTGATACCCGCACGAATCTCGGGAGCTTGGGGAGCCCGTATCCGATCCGAGAAAATCCGGAACATACTTCGGGCCAAAGAGCATCTGGAGGAATTGCGGTACTTGCTGGTGCTGGCCAACGATCTGAAAATCGCGGATCTAAACGAGGAATTGTCGGACCTGGAAAAGATCAACGAACACTTAAAGAAATACTTAAATACGGTGCGCAATAGTCCGACGCGCAGAATCAATTAG
- a CDS encoding PP2C family protein-serine/threonine phosphatase: MNIGYYAITDKGNFRSHNEDSFFANGEFLCGQVQGELAEVRETDTEDFPALFALADGLGGHEAGEVASKTALEKLSWMARAIQPLEELPPLGWKNLIRKINTEVNFHGQSIGKPSMGTTLVGCLLGKKKSWVFNVGDSRLYHMTEGRLSKITVDHNISEELGGLSGRNLLTSCIGGGSKDMQADIFDLTGKLSAGDHILLCTDGLTEVLNIDTMEKVIREHEDLKEICSILSEEANLKMTRDNHTVLLVRINRL; encoded by the coding sequence ATGAACATCGGCTATTATGCAATCACCGACAAGGGGAACTTTCGCTCCCACAATGAAGATTCGTTCTTTGCCAACGGAGAATTTCTATGCGGGCAGGTTCAGGGAGAGCTTGCGGAAGTCAGGGAGACGGATACGGAGGATTTTCCGGCTCTTTTTGCCTTAGCAGACGGATTGGGAGGGCATGAGGCAGGGGAAGTCGCCAGCAAAACCGCTTTGGAGAAACTTTCCTGGATGGCCCGCGCGATCCAGCCTCTGGAGGAGCTTCCTCCTCTCGGTTGGAAAAATCTGATCCGAAAAATCAATACCGAAGTGAATTTTCACGGACAATCCATCGGAAAGCCGAGTATGGGGACGACCTTGGTGGGTTGTCTTTTGGGAAAAAAGAAATCCTGGGTATTTAACGTAGGTGACAGTCGTCTGTATCATATGACGGAAGGCAGGTTGAGCAAGATCACCGTGGACCACAATATCAGCGAGGAATTGGGAGGTCTTTCCGGCCGCAATCTTTTGACGAGTTGTATCGGAGGCGGAAGTAAGGACATGCAGGCGGATATTTTCGATCTGACAGGAAAATTGTCCGCAGGGGATCACATTCTGCTTTGTACGGACGGGCTCACCGAGGTCTTGAATATCGATACTATGGAAAAGGTGATCCGGGAACACGAAGATCTCAAGGAAATCTGTTCTATTCTATCCGAAGAGGCGAATCTGAAAATGACCCGTGACAATCATACGGTACTTTTGGTTCGCATCAATCGACTTTAA
- a CDS encoding acyl-CoA thioesterase, with protein MSQISVPSHFDYRMEVHVQNADIRSATVVGGIFVSHVTYASLIPMVDKVFDGFLEHFSWSKSNIAGANIIVPKLEVDYRSEAREGERLDWQVAVTNLGRKSCDLIFFVTKIPEREEVATVKISLVFYDYKARKTLEIPKEFRERFSE; from the coding sequence ATGTCTCAGATCTCCGTTCCGTCACACTTCGATTATCGGATGGAAGTCCATGTTCAAAACGCGGATATTCGGAGTGCGACCGTAGTCGGAGGGATTTTCGTTTCCCATGTGACCTATGCCTCTTTGATTCCTATGGTTGACAAGGTCTTTGACGGGTTTTTGGAGCATTTTTCCTGGTCCAAATCGAACATCGCCGGGGCGAACATCATCGTTCCAAAATTGGAAGTCGACTATCGCTCCGAAGCTAGAGAAGGGGAGCGATTGGATTGGCAGGTAGCTGTCACGAATCTCGGACGGAAATCCTGCGATTTGATCTTCTTCGTGACGAAAATTCCCGAGAGGGAAGAGGTCGCCACGGTAAAAATTTCCCTGGTATTTTACGATTACAAAGCTCGTAAGACTTTGGAGATCCCGAAGGAGTTTCGGGAAAGATTTTCCGAATGA
- a CDS encoding SDR family NAD(P)-dependent oxidoreductase encodes MKDKIAIVTGGNAGIGRAVVLEFAARGAKVLFCGRREEEGKKVEAEVASSGGEAKFFVCDVSVDSGVREFVQKAESIYGGLDFAVNNAGIGGLALPLHDYPEKVWDKVIDVNLKGTWLCMKYQIPLMLKRGKGAIVNVSSVAGLVGADWKVAPYSAAKHGIIGLTKSAALEYAEDRIRVNAICPGFIRTEMLTGLFRSSTDPAEAEHRITDLHPLRRLSDPEEVAQAAVWLCSDESSFVTGVALPVDGGYSAK; translated from the coding sequence ATGAAAGATAAAATAGCGATCGTAACCGGAGGGAATGCCGGGATTGGACGAGCCGTGGTTTTGGAATTCGCGGCGCGCGGAGCAAAAGTCCTATTCTGCGGGAGGCGGGAAGAGGAAGGAAAAAAGGTGGAAGCGGAAGTAGCTTCCTCCGGCGGAGAGGCGAAGTTTTTCGTTTGCGACGTTTCCGTCGACTCCGGGGTCCGAGAATTCGTACAAAAGGCGGAGTCGATTTACGGTGGACTGGATTTCGCGGTCAACAATGCGGGAATCGGAGGACTGGCGTTGCCTTTGCACGATTATCCGGAAAAGGTATGGGACAAAGTAATCGACGTGAATTTAAAAGGCACCTGGCTTTGTATGAAATACCAAATTCCGCTGATGCTGAAACGAGGAAAAGGGGCGATCGTAAACGTATCGTCGGTCGCCGGGCTCGTCGGTGCAGACTGGAAAGTGGCACCTTATTCCGCCGCCAAACACGGAATTATCGGCTTGACTAAGTCGGCGGCCTTGGAATATGCGGAGGATCGAATTCGTGTGAATGCGATCTGCCCCGGATTCATTCGAACGGAAATGTTGACAGGCTTATTTCGGAGTTCCACCGATCCTGCGGAGGCGGAACATCGGATTACCGATCTTCACCCCTTGCGTAGACTTTCGGACCCCGAAGAGGTCGCCCAGGCGGCGGTTTGGCTTTGCTCCGACGAATCTTCCTTTGTTACCGGCGTGGCCCTGCCTGTGGACGGAGGGTATTCCGCAAAATAG
- a CDS encoding ketoacyl-ACP synthase III, translating to MSNHSLGTSNGVRFTGFGHYLPERIVTNDEIRSGLKYPEMHPAEKAVIGNIGVSKRHRASEKETPAYMAAKVAEMALADAGKKPEDVDLFLLANWTDRYYVPELAPQASVLAGTKRALAFDICTACTGFVHGVQMASAFLCSGKFKNALVIGSERFSVRTRMGGYGEFTAGDGAAGVLLEFTGEKEFGIIDSFLKDDGKLAPIIITGPPPDSYIKSFPELVPNAADLTLSAMDDLLQRNRFTVEDIDWVVPHPGTDAVLQDVLKRTPFPRGKILTNFENVGNISAASIPIVLSEFYRKGTFKKGDLFLTPAVGAGFYWGGLLFRL from the coding sequence ATGTCCAACCATAGCCTGGGGACCTCCAACGGGGTTCGGTTCACCGGATTCGGTCACTATCTCCCCGAACGAATCGTTACGAACGACGAGATCCGTTCCGGACTGAAATATCCGGAAATGCACCCTGCCGAAAAGGCCGTAATCGGAAACATCGGCGTCTCTAAGAGACATAGAGCTTCGGAAAAAGAAACCCCCGCTTACATGGCGGCCAAAGTTGCGGAAATGGCCTTGGCGGATGCGGGGAAAAAACCCGAAGACGTGGACCTGTTCCTATTGGCGAATTGGACCGATCGCTATTACGTTCCGGAACTGGCTCCGCAAGCATCCGTACTAGCCGGTACAAAACGGGCTCTTGCATTCGACATTTGTACGGCATGCACCGGTTTCGTCCACGGAGTCCAAATGGCCTCGGCATTCCTCTGTTCTGGAAAATTCAAAAATGCGTTAGTGATCGGAAGCGAACGCTTTTCCGTCCGGACCAGAATGGGAGGTTACGGGGAATTTACCGCGGGAGACGGAGCGGCAGGAGTGTTATTGGAGTTTACGGGAGAAAAAGAATTCGGAATCATTGATTCCTTTTTGAAAGACGACGGCAAGTTGGCCCCGATCATCATCACCGGTCCTCCTCCCGACAGCTATATCAAAAGTTTTCCGGAGTTGGTACCGAATGCGGCCGATCTGACGCTTTCCGCAATGGACGACCTGCTGCAAAGAAACCGTTTCACTGTGGAAGATATCGATTGGGTCGTTCCGCATCCGGGAACGGATGCGGTGCTCCAAGATGTCTTAAAGAGGACTCCGTTTCCGAGAGGGAAGATTCTCACGAACTTCGAGAACGTGGGAAACATTTCGGCAGCTTCGATACCGATCGTCCTGTCGGAATTCTATCGGAAAGGAACGTTTAAAAAAGGGGATCTTTTTTTGACTCCCGCCGTCGGGGCGGGATTCTACTGGGGAGGACTCCTCTTTCGGCTTTGA
- a CDS encoding protein kinase domain-containing protein codes for MIVTGFELRERLNAESSSEVYKAVRKEDGKFIIIKFLPLLDELHPSVVNLRNEYEILRTLNGGKFVRAINFEKLPDGYALFMDFMPGGVLKQHIVQNPLPLQEFFSVAVQLAERLGDIHTKKIIHKDIKPENIIYNREENEVRVIDFGISTRLTKEETSWSSPNILEGSIQYVSPEQTGRMNRSVDYRSDFYSLGVTFYEMLTGTLPFEGEDLLQLVHSHMAKNPAPPKKLRPEIPNVLSDIVMKMLAKTAEDRYQTAKGLQGDLEKAYSLWKENSDFPDFPLAQNDYSQEFKVPQKLYGREEYIKALLGEFKEVAADGKTKMVLIAGYSGVGKSSLVREINKPLTESKGYFITGKFDQYNRNLPFSAVIQVFSSLIELVLTEPPERIEAWRSKIRKALGANGKVITDVIPELEIIIGKQEPIPELGPQENANRFYVVFQNFIKVFAASEHPLAIFLDDMQWADTGSLELLKNLMEDVTVSYLFLMLAYRDNEVDASHPFRTLVDTLSKEGLDPHKIELHPLLLKDVNELLSESLRRGPEETKELAEIVHSKTGGNPFFIGELLKQLSREEMVYFDAGSGRPGEGRWKWNLAKIRNTKISDNVVELLIDRIRKLAPEIQETLRMAASIGSNFDLSLLARILGKTFKETSMSLQECINEELIVPVGENYRIAESFLETAANKEKNEQTAKTVLFRFQHDRVQQAAYEIIDEEKKKRIRLGIGRLLLQGTEGKHLEDIVFDVANHLNTGSSLIEDSSEKKRLAELNLLAGRKAKNSTAYQPALVYIEKGRDLLFTLPEGTKGDDVLWSVFYDLCYSVHKELAEILYLTGNFEDSQKIIDVLLKYGKTSVEQAEAYNMLIIQYSALGKFDLALPTIVKALKPLGVNIPETDFGLVLTQEMEIANGALEGKTVDSLLDLPLMQQPEHIMAVNLLIGAIPTAYNFALALFPVICVKMVNLFLKHGNLSDPYGYSSYGVVLASGYQEYRKGFEFAELAVKVSEKHKNPSGTTKAANILANYTTPFVKHLKFSEDINQKGIQSSLESGEFLHGGYCAMNDAVNIVLQSQNIESAASKVDALLKFSRKVKNNLAIDTVLASALVLSNLRGKTASHLEFSTEEMDETQFVELCNAHQSPFPICLFKIMKSRVLLTYGEFAAALKELDEAEGLLGYISGQISVEEHAYLHALAMAASFKSSSQAQKTKFLEKIKQNLTKLKLLSENSPENFEHKYLLVDAELSRLEYKNWKAAKTYEQAVQLAAKNEYSNDEALGCELAARFWLAKGSAKIAAQYISESYYRYGKWGALKKQEILRVEHPEFVREKSRGTFRTAYTLGTIGTHTASATEVYTGQTLDFQSILKSSNVISGEIKLEALLDKLMQISIENVGAQKGILILKRDGKLSIEAEGNIWSEEIHVLQGIPVQESSNLPISIIYYVERTKEDLVLKNAHSDEKFNKDPYIREQKTKSVLCSPIIKQGELIGILYLENNLSEAAFTSDRLQTISILSSQAAISIDNALLYANLEDKVAERTKELARANDDLALKNQHITDSITYSLNIQQAILPADELLGKTLAEHFVVFRPKDIVSGDFYWFYKQEEAVFLAAVDCTGHGVPGALMSMIGNTLLNQIVTEAGISDPALILESLHEKVRQALKQDREQTNSGDGMDICLLKIEKGNLFFAGAKRPIFIGKGGILSEIKGDRASIGGRQTEETRKFTTHSIPLEPEVRTSVYLTTDGFMDQPNPNREKIGTKGFLNFLGTIEHLPCTEQKERLESFLSAHQNGEAQRDDITLVGLVLNGR; via the coding sequence ATGATCGTAACAGGATTCGAACTTCGGGAAAGATTAAACGCCGAATCCTCTTCGGAAGTGTACAAGGCGGTACGCAAAGAAGATGGAAAATTCATAATTATAAAATTTCTCCCCTTACTAGACGAACTACATCCGTCGGTCGTGAACCTGAGGAACGAATACGAAATTCTCAGGACTCTGAACGGAGGAAAATTCGTTCGCGCGATCAATTTTGAAAAACTTCCCGACGGGTATGCGCTATTCATGGACTTCATGCCCGGAGGGGTTTTAAAACAGCATATCGTTCAAAATCCTCTCCCTTTGCAGGAGTTCTTCTCCGTCGCGGTTCAACTAGCCGAACGCTTGGGTGATATACATACCAAAAAGATCATCCATAAGGATATCAAACCCGAAAACATAATCTATAATAGGGAAGAAAACGAAGTGCGGGTCATCGACTTCGGGATCTCCACCCGGTTGACCAAGGAGGAAACCTCCTGGTCCTCCCCCAACATACTGGAAGGATCCATACAATACGTTTCTCCGGAACAAACGGGAAGAATGAACCGCTCGGTCGATTATAGGAGCGATTTTTATTCCTTAGGAGTCACGTTCTACGAAATGCTTACCGGGACTCTTCCGTTCGAGGGAGAGGATCTTCTGCAATTGGTCCATTCGCACATGGCAAAGAACCCGGCGCCTCCGAAAAAGCTAAGGCCGGAAATACCGAACGTACTTTCCGATATCGTAATGAAGATGTTGGCCAAAACCGCCGAAGACCGTTACCAGACGGCGAAAGGTCTGCAGGGCGACTTGGAAAAAGCATATTCTCTCTGGAAAGAAAATTCGGACTTTCCCGATTTTCCTCTGGCGCAAAACGACTATTCCCAGGAGTTCAAGGTACCTCAGAAACTTTACGGAAGAGAAGAATATATAAAAGCGTTGTTAGGCGAATTCAAGGAAGTCGCCGCCGACGGAAAAACCAAAATGGTTCTGATCGCAGGCTATTCCGGAGTCGGAAAATCCTCCTTGGTCCGGGAAATCAACAAACCTCTCACCGAGTCCAAAGGCTATTTCATAACGGGGAAATTCGACCAATACAATCGGAACCTTCCTTTTTCAGCCGTCATACAGGTCTTTTCCAGCTTGATCGAATTGGTATTGACGGAACCTCCCGAGAGAATAGAAGCTTGGCGGTCCAAAATACGCAAAGCCCTCGGCGCCAACGGAAAAGTGATCACGGACGTGATCCCCGAATTGGAAATCATCATCGGAAAACAGGAACCGATTCCCGAATTAGGACCCCAGGAGAACGCGAACCGTTTTTACGTCGTATTTCAGAATTTTATAAAAGTATTCGCGGCGTCGGAACATCCTCTTGCGATTTTTCTCGACGACATGCAATGGGCGGATACCGGTTCTCTGGAATTGCTCAAAAATCTCATGGAAGACGTAACGGTAAGTTATCTTTTCCTAATGCTTGCGTATCGGGACAACGAAGTGGACGCTTCCCATCCGTTCCGAACGCTCGTCGATACCTTAAGCAAGGAAGGTTTGGACCCGCATAAAATCGAGTTGCATCCGTTGCTGTTAAAGGACGTCAACGAACTCCTTTCCGAAAGCCTGAGACGCGGGCCGGAAGAAACCAAAGAACTTGCAGAGATCGTCCATTCCAAAACCGGAGGAAATCCTTTTTTCATCGGGGAACTACTCAAGCAATTGTCCCGAGAAGAGATGGTCTATTTCGATGCAGGTTCCGGAAGACCGGGCGAAGGCCGCTGGAAATGGAATCTCGCCAAGATTCGGAATACGAAAATTTCGGATAATGTAGTCGAGTTACTCATCGATCGTATTCGCAAATTGGCGCCTGAAATACAGGAGACCCTGAGGATGGCGGCTAGCATCGGAAGCAACTTCGATCTATCCTTGTTGGCGCGCATTCTGGGAAAAACCTTCAAAGAAACCTCGATGTCATTACAGGAATGTATCAACGAGGAATTGATCGTTCCGGTGGGCGAAAATTATAGGATCGCGGAATCCTTTTTGGAAACCGCGGCAAACAAGGAAAAAAACGAGCAAACGGCAAAGACCGTCCTTTTCCGTTTCCAGCACGACAGGGTCCAGCAAGCCGCGTACGAGATCATCGACGAGGAAAAGAAAAAGCGGATCCGTCTCGGTATCGGAAGATTGCTTTTGCAAGGAACCGAAGGGAAGCATCTGGAAGACATCGTCTTCGACGTTGCGAATCACTTGAACACCGGCTCATCCCTCATCGAAGATTCGTCCGAAAAAAAACGACTCGCAGAATTGAACCTGTTGGCGGGGCGAAAAGCCAAAAATTCCACCGCTTACCAACCCGCTTTGGTTTATATAGAAAAAGGAAGAGATCTGCTCTTCACGCTTCCCGAAGGTACAAAAGGGGACGACGTTCTTTGGTCCGTCTTTTACGACCTCTGCTATTCCGTTCACAAGGAACTCGCCGAAATTCTTTATCTCACGGGGAACTTCGAAGACTCTCAAAAGATCATAGATGTGTTATTGAAATACGGAAAAACTTCGGTAGAACAAGCCGAAGCGTACAATATGCTCATCATCCAGTATTCCGCCTTGGGTAAGTTCGATCTCGCCCTGCCTACGATCGTAAAAGCGCTCAAACCCCTAGGCGTAAATATTCCGGAAACCGATTTCGGACTGGTCCTGACCCAGGAAATGGAGATCGCGAACGGAGCTTTGGAAGGCAAAACGGTGGATTCCTTACTGGATCTTCCTCTGATGCAGCAACCGGAACACATCATGGCGGTAAACCTTCTGATCGGCGCGATTCCAACCGCGTATAATTTCGCCCTCGCGCTGTTTCCTGTGATATGCGTAAAGATGGTGAATCTCTTTCTGAAACACGGAAACCTTTCCGATCCTTACGGTTATTCCTCCTACGGGGTCGTACTGGCCTCGGGATACCAAGAATACAGAAAAGGATTCGAATTCGCCGAACTCGCGGTCAAGGTCAGCGAAAAACACAAAAACCCGAGCGGAACCACTAAAGCCGCGAATATCCTGGCTAACTACACGACCCCGTTCGTGAAACACCTGAAATTTTCCGAAGACATTAACCAAAAGGGAATACAATCCAGCCTCGAATCCGGGGAATTTCTTCACGGTGGATATTGCGCCATGAACGACGCGGTCAACATCGTTCTGCAATCCCAAAATATCGAATCTGCCGCGTCGAAAGTGGACGCTCTTTTAAAATTTTCTAGAAAGGTGAAAAACAATCTAGCGATCGATACCGTTCTCGCTTCCGCCTTGGTTCTCTCGAACTTGAGAGGAAAGACGGCTTCCCATCTGGAATTTTCCACGGAAGAAATGGACGAGACTCAGTTCGTAGAACTATGCAACGCTCACCAAAGTCCTTTTCCGATCTGCCTCTTTAAGATCATGAAATCGAGGGTTTTACTTACCTATGGGGAATTCGCTGCCGCTCTTAAGGAGTTGGACGAGGCCGAAGGACTTCTGGGTTATATCTCGGGACAAATCTCCGTGGAGGAGCATGCGTATCTTCACGCGTTAGCTATGGCGGCGAGCTTTAAGTCCTCTTCCCAGGCCCAAAAAACGAAATTCCTGGAAAAGATCAAACAGAACCTAACGAAGCTGAAACTACTTTCGGAAAACTCGCCGGAAAATTTCGAGCATAAATACCTTCTGGTGGACGCGGAACTCTCCCGCCTCGAATACAAGAACTGGAAAGCGGCAAAAACCTACGAGCAGGCTGTACAGCTCGCCGCCAAAAACGAGTACTCCAACGATGAAGCCCTAGGGTGCGAATTGGCGGCTAGGTTCTGGTTGGCAAAAGGCAGCGCAAAAATCGCGGCCCAGTACATTAGCGAATCCTATTATAGATACGGAAAATGGGGTGCTCTGAAAAAGCAGGAGATACTCCGTGTGGAACATCCCGAATTCGTAAGAGAGAAAAGCAGAGGTACGTTCCGCACTGCCTACACTCTCGGAACGATCGGGACTCATACTGCCTCCGCGACGGAAGTATATACCGGACAAACCCTCGATTTCCAATCCATACTCAAGAGTTCGAACGTGATTTCCGGGGAGATCAAGCTGGAAGCTCTTCTTGATAAGCTCATGCAGATCTCCATCGAAAACGTGGGCGCTCAAAAAGGAATTCTGATCCTCAAACGCGACGGAAAACTTTCGATAGAGGCGGAAGGAAATATTTGGAGCGAGGAAATCCACGTACTCCAAGGAATTCCCGTTCAAGAGAGTTCGAATCTACCGATCAGCATCATCTACTACGTGGAAAGGACAAAAGAGGATCTCGTACTGAAAAACGCTCACTCCGACGAGAAATTCAATAAGGATCCTTATATCCGTGAACAGAAGACTAAATCCGTGCTCTGCTCCCCCATTATCAAGCAGGGGGAACTGATCGGAATTCTCTATCTCGAAAACAATCTTTCGGAGGCGGCCTTTACCTCGGACCGGTTGCAAACCATCTCCATCCTTTCCTCACAGGCGGCGATTTCCATCGATAACGCCTTGTTGTATGCGAATCTCGAAGACAAGGTGGCAGAAAGAACCAAGGAATTGGCCCGTGCAAACGATGATCTGGCCCTTAAGAACCAGCACATTACGGATAGCATTACGTATTCTTTAAATATCCAACAAGCCATCCTACCGGCCGACGAGCTTCTCGGCAAGACTCTGGCGGAACACTTCGTCGTTTTCCGACCGAAGGATATCGTCTCCGGAGATTTTTATTGGTTTTACAAACAGGAAGAAGCGGTCTTTCTCGCGGCCGTCGATTGCACGGGTCACGGAGTGCCGGGTGCTCTCATGTCCATGATCGGAAACACCCTTCTAAACCAAATCGTGACCGAAGCCGGAATTTCGGATCCGGCTTTGATTTTAGAATCTTTGCACGAGAAAGTTCGACAAGCCCTAAAACAGGACAGAGAACAAACGAATTCGGGAGACGGAATGGATATCTGCTTACTCAAAATTGAAAAAGGAAATTTATTCTTTGCCGGAGCTAAACGTCCTATTTTTATAGGAAAAGGGGGCATCTTGTCGGAAATCAAAGGGGATAGAGCCTCCATCGGCGGAAGGCAGACAGAAGAAACGAGAAAATTTACCACGCATTCCATCCCGCTAGAGCCGGAAGTCCGTACAAGTGTTTATCTGACAACTGACGGCTTTATGGATCAGCCCAATCCGAATCGCGAAAAGATCGGCACCAAAGGATTTTTGAATTTCCTGGGGACCATAGAACACCTCCCCTGCACGGAACAAAAGGAAAGATTGGAATCCTTTTTATCGGCTCATCAAAACGGAGAAGCGCAGAGAGACGACATCACGCTAGTCGGGTTAGTCTTGAACGGACGGTAG